In the Quercus lobata isolate SW786 chromosome 5, ValleyOak3.0 Primary Assembly, whole genome shotgun sequence genome, one interval contains:
- the LOC115992379 gene encoding protein tesmin/TSO1-like CXC 2 isoform X2 encodes MNSPESNRVAATSSPSSSNKSPPVQESPFSNFLSNLSPIKSVKAVRYTQRFLESNFPTPPPVFTSPRIDLQRETGLLERNNIVEEDSNIREQCNTQLSVAQIPSLEKEVQSCSPSGSVDEYLADIVEVDCTHSAHKHLQLANQVSQMLQGGFTDPKETPKETIRKVDTVDSRSSREARTLTSSDQAKQNLPLTSLNLVDDLVDLRNDESFNVFLKITSEDVNDIVDSDVNLNTALGAQQYAAQIDEAFEDSDDSSRALPKEFVKEANHHQRGIRRHLHFEAALACKSVATGNTTNSRASLTNLKSLGLSHVESRVTSSGGEAVNYAQSRASKSSFGPFEVVRSTQNSRNPVILSPIPSGMGLHLNSTVRSVSLGTDMFACENLTRYGSSQDKEVHERSNDSAEEPNNTSISAVAGTMYSYTDIDQQESQAGVAASSDTYPINSLNPPCDSPLARTEQQVIPCEGRISTPQNADSVEELNQESSNKKRKRPSNTSESHGCKRCNCKRSKCLKLYCECFAAGVYCVDSCACVNCFNKPEYEDTVLDIRQQIESRNPLAFAPKVVKLDTDSPAIIMEAGNRNTPSSARHKRGCNCKKSKCLKKYCECYQANVGCSDGCRCEGCQNSFGTSSECRRVENPSHEVSGKDGSIEQFSPTWQGLADIRSLAPCSGALMFAPSNIRDCSKVSQTKLQRGSSIQPQAGSLQWNYSPVILTPQLGDSKGSHELTSDSALCDIIEDEDMPEILKDTSTPLKAVKASSPNQKQVMPPHCRSDGQRSSSPHGMRSVRKFILQTMPPFPPLTPYSNSKGRVNQKENDQKNNIGNH; translated from the exons ATGAATTCCCCTGAGTCCAATCGGGTCGCCGCCACGTCATCACCCAGTTCTTCCAACAAGTCTCCGCCTGTGCAA GAATCACCATTCTCCAATTTCCTTAGCAATCTCTCCCCTATAAAGTCAGTTAAGGCAGTACGTTATACACAAAGGTTTTTGGAATCTAATTTTCCAACCCCACCGCCCGTGTTTACATCACCTCGCATAGATCTGCAGAGAGAGACTGGTCTTCTGGAAAG AAACAATATAGTTGAAGAAGATTCAAATATTCGTGAACAGTGTAATACCCAGTTGAGTGTTGCACAAATTCCTAGCTTAGAGAAGGAAGTCCAATCATGCAGTCCTTCAGGGAGTGTTGATGAATATCTGGCAGATATTGTGGAGGTGGACTGTACACATTCAGCACATAAACATTTGCAATTAGCTAATCAAGTGTCTCAAATGTTACAGGGTGGTTTCACTGACCCCAAAGAAACCCCAAAAGAAACCATAAGAAAAGTTGACACTGTGGATAGCAGGAGCAGTAGAGAGGCTAGAACTCTGACATCATCCGATCAAGCCAAACAGAATTTACCTTTAACTTCACTTAATTTGGTTGATGATTTAGTTGATTTGAGGAATGATGAAAGTTTTAATGTTTTCCTAAAGATTACATCTGAAGATGTCAATGACATTGTTGATTCTGATGTGAATCTAAACACTGCTTTAGGAGCGCAACAATATGCAGCTCAG ATTGACGAGGCGTTTGAAGATTCTGATGACAGTTCAAGAGCATTACCAAAAGAATTTGTGAAG GAGGCCAATCATCACCAACGTGGTATACGTAGACATCTTCATTTTGAAGCTGCTTTAGCCTGCAAGAGTGTAGCTACTGGAAATACAACCAATTCAAGGGCTAGCCTAACAAACTTGAAGAGTCTGGGTTTGTCTCATGTTGAAAGTAGGGTAACCTCCAGTGGTGGGGAGGCAGTCAACTATGCTCAGTCCAGGGCTTCCAAGTCCTCTTTTGGCCCCTTTGAAGTGGTGAGATCTACTCAAAATAGCAGGAATCCTGTAATCTTGTCCCCGATTCCATCTGGTATGGGGTTACATCTAAATAGCACTGTCAGATCTGTGTCCTTGGGCACGGATATGTTTGCATGTGAGAACTTAACTAGGTATGGAAGTTCACAAGATAAGGAAGTTCATGAGAGGAGCAATGATTCAGCAGAAGAACCAAATAATACCTCAATTTCAGCTGTAGCTGGGACTATGTATTCTTATACAGATATAGATCAGCAGGAAAGTCAAGCTGGTGTGGCAGCCAGTTCTGACACCTACCCTATCAACAGTCTGAATCCCCCATGTGATTCTCCTTTGGCACGAACTGAGCAGCAGGTTATTCCATGTGAGGGGAGAATATCTACTCCACAAAATGCTGACAGTGTTGAGGAGTTGAACCAAGAGAGCTCCAATAAGAAAAG GAAGAGGCCATCAAACACAAGTGAGAGTCATGGCTGCAAACGTTGCAATTGTAAGAGGTCCAAATGCTTAAAACT TTATTGTGAGTGCTTTGCGGCTGGAGTTTATTGTGTGGATTCTTGCGCATGCGTAAACTGCTTTAACAAGCCTGAATATGAGGACACAGTTCTTGATATACGACAGCAAATCGAATCTCGTAATCCTCTTGCATTTGCTCCAAAGGTTGTTAAGCTTGACACTGACTCTCCAGCAATAATTATG GAAGCAGGGAACCGGAATACTCCATCATCAGCCAGGCACAAAAGAGGATGCAATTGTAAAAAATCAAAGTgccttaaaaaatattgtgaatgctACCAG GCTAATGTTGGATGCTCTGATGGATGTCGATGTGAGGGTTGTCAAAATTCTTTTGGAACAAGTTCAG AATGCAGGAGAGTTGAAAACCCATCTCATGAGGTGAGTGGAAAGGATGGGAGTATTGAGCAATTCTCACCAACATGGCAAGGACTTGCTGATATACGTAGTCTTGCCCCTTGCTCAGGGGCACTAATGTTTGCTCCATCCAATATAAGGGACTGCTCAAAAGTTTCACAAACCAAATTGCAACGGGGAAGTAGCATTCAGCCACAAGCTGGTTCCCTTCAATGGAATTATTCCCCTGTCATTCTTACACCTCAGTTAGGTGACAGTAAGGGCTCCCATGAGCTCACTTCAGACAGTGCACTCTGTGATATAATAGAGGATGAAGATATGCCTGAGATTCTCAAGGACACTTCTACCCCTCTCAAGGCAGTGAAAGCTAGCTCGCCAAATCAGAAACAGGTGATGCCTCCACATTGTCGATCGGATGGTCAAAGGTCAAGCTCTCCACATGGCATGAGAAGTGTCCGGAAATTCATTTTGCAGACGATGCCTCCTTTCCCTCCTCTTACCCCATACAGTAATTCTAAAGGCCGTgtcaaccaaaaagaaaatgatcagAAAAATAATATTGGCAATCATTGA
- the LOC115992379 gene encoding protein tesmin/TSO1-like CXC 2 isoform X1 yields MNSPESNRVAATSSPSSSNKSPPVQESPFSNFLSNLSPIKSVKAVRYTQRFLESNFPTPPPVFTSPRIDLQRETGLLERNNIVEEDSNIREQCNTQLSVAQIPSLEKEVQSCSPSGSVDEYLADIVEVDCTHSAHKHLQLANQVSQMLQGGFTDPKETPKETIRKVDTVDSRSSREARTLTSSDQAKQNLPLTSLNLVDDLVDLRNDESFNVFLKITSEDVNDIVDSDVNLNTALGAQQYAAQSLSESLQIDEAFEDSDDSSRALPKEFVKEANHHQRGIRRHLHFEAALACKSVATGNTTNSRASLTNLKSLGLSHVESRVTSSGGEAVNYAQSRASKSSFGPFEVVRSTQNSRNPVILSPIPSGMGLHLNSTVRSVSLGTDMFACENLTRYGSSQDKEVHERSNDSAEEPNNTSISAVAGTMYSYTDIDQQESQAGVAASSDTYPINSLNPPCDSPLARTEQQVIPCEGRISTPQNADSVEELNQESSNKKRKRPSNTSESHGCKRCNCKRSKCLKLYCECFAAGVYCVDSCACVNCFNKPEYEDTVLDIRQQIESRNPLAFAPKVVKLDTDSPAIIMEAGNRNTPSSARHKRGCNCKKSKCLKKYCECYQANVGCSDGCRCEGCQNSFGTSSECRRVENPSHEVSGKDGSIEQFSPTWQGLADIRSLAPCSGALMFAPSNIRDCSKVSQTKLQRGSSIQPQAGSLQWNYSPVILTPQLGDSKGSHELTSDSALCDIIEDEDMPEILKDTSTPLKAVKASSPNQKQVMPPHCRSDGQRSSSPHGMRSVRKFILQTMPPFPPLTPYSNSKGRVNQKENDQKNNIGNH; encoded by the exons ATGAATTCCCCTGAGTCCAATCGGGTCGCCGCCACGTCATCACCCAGTTCTTCCAACAAGTCTCCGCCTGTGCAA GAATCACCATTCTCCAATTTCCTTAGCAATCTCTCCCCTATAAAGTCAGTTAAGGCAGTACGTTATACACAAAGGTTTTTGGAATCTAATTTTCCAACCCCACCGCCCGTGTTTACATCACCTCGCATAGATCTGCAGAGAGAGACTGGTCTTCTGGAAAG AAACAATATAGTTGAAGAAGATTCAAATATTCGTGAACAGTGTAATACCCAGTTGAGTGTTGCACAAATTCCTAGCTTAGAGAAGGAAGTCCAATCATGCAGTCCTTCAGGGAGTGTTGATGAATATCTGGCAGATATTGTGGAGGTGGACTGTACACATTCAGCACATAAACATTTGCAATTAGCTAATCAAGTGTCTCAAATGTTACAGGGTGGTTTCACTGACCCCAAAGAAACCCCAAAAGAAACCATAAGAAAAGTTGACACTGTGGATAGCAGGAGCAGTAGAGAGGCTAGAACTCTGACATCATCCGATCAAGCCAAACAGAATTTACCTTTAACTTCACTTAATTTGGTTGATGATTTAGTTGATTTGAGGAATGATGAAAGTTTTAATGTTTTCCTAAAGATTACATCTGAAGATGTCAATGACATTGTTGATTCTGATGTGAATCTAAACACTGCTTTAGGAGCGCAACAATATGCAGCTCAG TCACTTTCTGAATCTTTGCAGATTGACGAGGCGTTTGAAGATTCTGATGACAGTTCAAGAGCATTACCAAAAGAATTTGTGAAG GAGGCCAATCATCACCAACGTGGTATACGTAGACATCTTCATTTTGAAGCTGCTTTAGCCTGCAAGAGTGTAGCTACTGGAAATACAACCAATTCAAGGGCTAGCCTAACAAACTTGAAGAGTCTGGGTTTGTCTCATGTTGAAAGTAGGGTAACCTCCAGTGGTGGGGAGGCAGTCAACTATGCTCAGTCCAGGGCTTCCAAGTCCTCTTTTGGCCCCTTTGAAGTGGTGAGATCTACTCAAAATAGCAGGAATCCTGTAATCTTGTCCCCGATTCCATCTGGTATGGGGTTACATCTAAATAGCACTGTCAGATCTGTGTCCTTGGGCACGGATATGTTTGCATGTGAGAACTTAACTAGGTATGGAAGTTCACAAGATAAGGAAGTTCATGAGAGGAGCAATGATTCAGCAGAAGAACCAAATAATACCTCAATTTCAGCTGTAGCTGGGACTATGTATTCTTATACAGATATAGATCAGCAGGAAAGTCAAGCTGGTGTGGCAGCCAGTTCTGACACCTACCCTATCAACAGTCTGAATCCCCCATGTGATTCTCCTTTGGCACGAACTGAGCAGCAGGTTATTCCATGTGAGGGGAGAATATCTACTCCACAAAATGCTGACAGTGTTGAGGAGTTGAACCAAGAGAGCTCCAATAAGAAAAG GAAGAGGCCATCAAACACAAGTGAGAGTCATGGCTGCAAACGTTGCAATTGTAAGAGGTCCAAATGCTTAAAACT TTATTGTGAGTGCTTTGCGGCTGGAGTTTATTGTGTGGATTCTTGCGCATGCGTAAACTGCTTTAACAAGCCTGAATATGAGGACACAGTTCTTGATATACGACAGCAAATCGAATCTCGTAATCCTCTTGCATTTGCTCCAAAGGTTGTTAAGCTTGACACTGACTCTCCAGCAATAATTATG GAAGCAGGGAACCGGAATACTCCATCATCAGCCAGGCACAAAAGAGGATGCAATTGTAAAAAATCAAAGTgccttaaaaaatattgtgaatgctACCAG GCTAATGTTGGATGCTCTGATGGATGTCGATGTGAGGGTTGTCAAAATTCTTTTGGAACAAGTTCAG AATGCAGGAGAGTTGAAAACCCATCTCATGAGGTGAGTGGAAAGGATGGGAGTATTGAGCAATTCTCACCAACATGGCAAGGACTTGCTGATATACGTAGTCTTGCCCCTTGCTCAGGGGCACTAATGTTTGCTCCATCCAATATAAGGGACTGCTCAAAAGTTTCACAAACCAAATTGCAACGGGGAAGTAGCATTCAGCCACAAGCTGGTTCCCTTCAATGGAATTATTCCCCTGTCATTCTTACACCTCAGTTAGGTGACAGTAAGGGCTCCCATGAGCTCACTTCAGACAGTGCACTCTGTGATATAATAGAGGATGAAGATATGCCTGAGATTCTCAAGGACACTTCTACCCCTCTCAAGGCAGTGAAAGCTAGCTCGCCAAATCAGAAACAGGTGATGCCTCCACATTGTCGATCGGATGGTCAAAGGTCAAGCTCTCCACATGGCATGAGAAGTGTCCGGAAATTCATTTTGCAGACGATGCCTCCTTTCCCTCCTCTTACCCCATACAGTAATTCTAAAGGCCGTgtcaaccaaaaagaaaatgatcagAAAAATAATATTGGCAATCATTGA
- the LOC115991528 gene encoding periodic tryptophan protein 2 has protein sequence MNYRFQNLLGAPYRGGNVVISNNTLLISPVGNRVSVTDLIKSQTLTLPIQSSADISRLAASPDGVFLITVDNNRRCLFINLRRHVILHRISFKSAVTALQFSPDGSRIAVAVGKLVQIWRSPGFRKEFFPFELVRTFADFDDKVTTLNWSPDSNYLVAGSKDFTARLFSVNLIAKTKPFLFLGHRDTVVGAFFGIDKNTKRVDRVYTVTRDCYLFKWEWQDGKLDETEGVDMETDGKDGNLEENGGYLVGGKWRLLRKDCFNQAPAKLTACDYHAGLDMVVVGFSNGVFGLYRTVPDFVCIHLLSISREKITTAVFNEAGNWLTFGCAKLGQLLVWEWRSESYVVKQQGHYFDVNCVAYSPDSQLVATGADDNKVKVWTVSSGFCFVTFSEHTNAVTALHFMASNHCLLSASLDGTVRAWDLFRYRNFRTFTTPSTRQFVSLAADQSGEVICAGTLDSFEIFVWSMKTGRLLDVLSGHEGPVHGLMFSPTNAILASSSWDRTVRLWDVFEGKGAVETFPHTHEVLTLVYRPDGRQLASSTLDGQIHFWDPIDGVLMYTIEGRRDIAGGRLMTDRRSAANSSSGKCFTTLCYSADGSYILAAGTSKYICMYDVADQVLLRRFQITHNLSLDGVLDFLNSKNMTEAGPMDLIDDDNSDTEEGVDKQSRAKLGYDLPGSLPNRGRPVIRTKCLRIAPTGRSFAAATTEGVLVYSIDESFIFDPTDLDIDVTPEAVDAALNEDQQNRALILSLRLNEDSLIKKCIFAISPVDIPAVASSIPYRYLQRLIEAFADLLESCPHLEFILRWCQELCKAHGNSIQQNSRNLLPALKSLQKAITRTHQDLADTCSSNEYMLRYLCSTSAKK, from the exons ATGAACTACCGTTTCCAAAACCTACTTGGAGCTCCATACAGAGGAGGCAACGTAGTGATCAGCAACAACACTCTGCTAATCTCACCGGTCGGTAACCGAGTAAGCGTCACCGACCTCATCAAGTCCCAAACCCTAACCCTCCCAATCCAGTCCTCCGCCGACATCTCCCGCCTCGCCGCCTCTCCCGACGGCGTCTTCCTCATCACCGTCGACAACAACCGCCGCTGCCTCTTCATCAACCTCCGCCGCCACGTCATCCTCCACCGCATTTCCTTCAAGAGCGCCGTCACCGCCCTCCAGTTCAGCCCCGACGGGTCCCGCATCGCCGTCGCCGTCGGCAAGCTCGTCCAGATATGGCGGTCGCCGGGGTTCAGGAAGGAGTTCTTCCCCTTCGAGCTAGTCAGGACCTTCGCCGACTTCGACGACAAGGTCACGACGCTGAATTGGAGCCCCGACTCGAACTACCTCGTCGCCGGGTCGAAGGACTTCACGGCGAGACTCTTCTCCGTTAACCTAATCGCCAAAACGAAgccgtttttgtttttggggcaTAGGGACACCGTAGTCGGTGCGTTTTTTGGTATTGATAAGAACACTAAAAGAGTAGATAGGGTTTATACAGTTACTAGGGATTGTTACTTGTTTAAATGGGAATGGCAAGATGGTAAATTGGATGAAACCGAAGGAGTGGATATGGAAACTGATGGCAAAGATGGTAATTTGGAGGAAAATGGTGGGTATTTGGTTGGAGGGAAATGGAGGTTGTTGAGGAAGGATTGTTTTAATCAGGCTCCGGCGAAGTTGACAGCGTGTGATTATCATGCCGGGCTTGATATGGTGGTGGTCGGGTTTTCGAATGGGGTTTTCGGGTTGTATAGGACTGTGCCTGATTTTGTTTGCATTCACTTGTTGTCGATTTCAAGAGAGAAGATTACTACGGCTGTGTTTAACGAGGCCGGGAATTGGTTGACATTTGGGTGCGCGAAGCTTGGGCAGTTGCTTGTGTGGGAGTGGAGGTCTGAGAGTTATGTGGTGAAGCAGCAGGGGCATTATTTTGATGTTAATTGTGTGGCTTACTCGCCTGATTCGCAGCTTGTGGCTACTGGAGCCGATGATAATAAAGTCAAG GTCTGGACTGTTTCATCAGGCTTCTGCTTTGTAACATTCTCAGAGCACACTAATGCAGTCACTGCTCTCCATTTTATGGCTAGTAACCATTGTCTCTTAAGTGCATCTCTAGATGGGACTGTCCGTGCATGGGATTTGTTCCGCTATCGAAATTTTAGGACATTTACTACCCCTTCAACTAGGCAATTTGTTTCTTTGGCGGCTGATCAAAGCGGTGAAGTGATTTGTGCTGGAACTCTAGATTCATTTGAG ATCTTTGTTTGGTCGATGAAGACTGGCCGTTTGTTGGATGTGCTTAGTGGTCATGAAGGTCCTGTTCATGGGTTGATGTTTTCTCCTACAAAT GCAATCTTAGCTTCTTCATCATGGGACAGAACTGTTCGGTTGTGGGATGTTTTTGAAGGGAAAGGTGCTGTTGAGACATTTCCTCATACACATGAGGTTCTTACATTGGTTTATCGTCCAGATGGAAGGCAATTGGCTTCCAGCACATTAGATGGGCAGATTCATTTCTGGGACCCAATTGATGGCGTGTTAATGTACACCATTGAGGGCCGTAGGGATATTGCTGGTGGCCGTCTCATGACTGATCGTAGATCTGCCGCTAACTCGAGTTCAGGAAAGTGCTTCACAACTTTATGCTATTCTGCTGATGGGAGTTACATTTTAGCAGCAGGGACTAGCAAATATATCTGTATGTATGATGTTGCAGATCAG GTATTGCTGCGTCGATTTCAAATAACCCATAATCTTTCTCTTGATGGAGTTCTTGACTTCTTAAACTCAAAGAATATGACGGAAGCTGGCCCTATGGATCTAATTGATGATGATAACAGTGACACAGAAGAAGGTGTTGATAAACAATCCCGAGCAAAGTTAGGTTATGATTTACCAGGATCATTGCCTAACCGTGGAAGGCCTGTTATTCGTACAAAGTGCCTCAGAATTGCACCCACTGGGCGGAGCTTTGCAGCGGCAACAACAGAGGGGGTGTTGGTATATTCAATTGACGAATCCTTCATCTTTGATCCCACAGACCTTGACATAGATGTTACACCAGAG GCAGTTGACGCAGCACTAAATGAAGATCAACAAAACAGAGCTTTGATTCTTAGCCTTCGTTTAAATGAGGATTCTCTGATAAAAAAATGCATCTTTGCCATCAGTCCAGTAGATATACCAGCTGTTGCTTCATCAATCCCTTACAGATATCTACAGAGATTAATAGAAGCATTTGCAGATCTTCTAGAAAGCTGCCCGCATTTGGAGTTCATACTTAGATGGTGTCAG GAGCTCTGCAAAGCTCATGGCAACTCTATTCAACAGAATTCCAGAAATCTGCTTCCTGCTTTAAAATCGTTGCAGAAAGCAATTACTAGAACACATCAGGATTTGGCAGATACTTGTTCCTCCAATGAATATATGCTTCGATATTTATGCTCTACAAGTGCCAAGAAATGA